Within Rhodothermales bacterium, the genomic segment AGCGCCGGTCGTTGAGCGCGGCGCGGAGGGTCTCGATGAGCCGGTTCCGAATCGCGGGGTCCTTGATTTCCGTGGCGACTTCGATGCGGTCCTCCAGATTGCGTCGCATCCAGTCCGCGCTGCCGATAAACACCCTGGGCGCCCCATTGTTGTGGAAGCAGTAGATGCGGCCGTGTTCGAGAAACCGCCCCAGGATGCTGATCACGCGGATGTTATCCGAGAACCCGGCCAGCCCCGGGCGGAGCCGGCAATGGCCGCGCAGGATCAAATCGATCGACACGCCGGCCTGCGACGCGCGATACAACTCCTTGATCACCTCCACGTCGTCCAGCGCATTCATTTGAGCGACGATGCGACCTGTGCCGTGGGCTTTCTGGTGCCCGACCTCGTCCCGGATGAGCTGGAGAAACGCGTCGCGCATGTCCCGAGGGGCGACGAGTAACCCGGTGTAGTGCTGTTCGGGCGCATAGCCTGTGAGGTAATGGAAGAGGTTGACGACATCGTAGCCCCGCTCCTTGTCGGCGGTAAACAGACCGAGATCCGTATAGAGCCTGGCCGTCGTCGGGTTGTAATTCCCGGTGCCGATGTGGCAATATGTCTGCACCTTGCCCTCTTCCTCGCGGATGACGAGCGTCACCTTGGTGTGGGTCTTGAGGCCGACGAGCCCGTACGTAACGTGTACGCCGGCCTTTTCGAGCATCTGGGCCCACTCGATGTTATTCTCCTCATCGAACCGGGCCTTCACTTCCACGAGCACGGCCACCTGTTTGCCGGCCTGCGCCGCACGCACCAGCGCCTGGGCGACCGGGGAGTCCGAGGACGTGCGATACAAGGTCTGCTTGATGGCCAGCACCTGGGGGTCGTCCGCCGCCATTTCCAGGAAGTGCTGGACGGTGCCGCGAAAGGACTCGTACGGGTGGTGCACCAGCAGATCCCCCTTTTTGATCTCCTCGAAGATGTTGGTGGGCGCCTTGGGCGGCCCCGGCAAAAACCGTTTGGGGATGTGCGGCTCCCAGCGGGGAAAAGTGTGTTCCGGGAGATTGAGGTTGGCGAAAAAGCTGCAATCGGCATGGTCGACGAGGCCGTCGGTCGTGCGGTAGACGTCCACCGCCTCGAGCTCCAACTCGCGCATGAGCAGGAGCTGGACGTGGGCCGGCATGTCGTTATCGACCTCCAGACGGACGACCGGCGCCGAGCGGCGCTCCTGCAGTTCGTCGGCGATCATCTCGATCAGATCGTCCGCCTCCTCTTCGTTCCGGCGCACATCGGCATTTCGGGTGATGCGAAACGCGTTGACGTGCAGCAACTCCATCCCCCGGAAGAGGCTCTCCACATTGTGTTCTATCACCTGCTCGACGGGTACGAAGTGGTTCGGTTCGTCGAGGGCCACCCAGCGCTGCCGGCTTTTCGGGACCTTCAGCCGGGCAAAATGCTCACCACCGCGCTGGGGATGCCGCAGCATCACGGCCAGGGAGAGGCTCAGGTTCGAGATAAACGGGAACGGGTGCCCAGGATCCACGGCCAGCGGCGTGAGGATCGGGTAGATGTTGGTGCGGAAGTGGGCATCGAGCCGCTCGCGCTGGCGGGCAGTGCAGTCGTTGTAGTTGAGCACGTGGATGCCGGCGTTTTCGGCCAGGAGGGGCTTCAGCGTGCGCTGCCAGATGGTCCCCATCTCACGATACATCCTCGGGATCGCACTGCAGATCAGTTTTAGTTGTTGCTCCGGCGTACGGCCATCCGGGGAGAGGCGCCGGACGCCGGCGGCGGCCTGCCGTTTGAGCCCCCCGACGCGCTTGCGAAAGAACTCGTCCAGATTCGAGGAGACGATGGCCAGAAAGCGGACGCGTTCAAGCAGCGGCAAGCGCTCGTCGACGGCCAGGTACAGTACGCGCCAGTTAAAATCCAGCCAGCTCAACTCGCGATTGAAGTAGAGGCCAATGTGATCCAGCGGGGCATTCCGTGGAACGCGCTGAGCGGAGGTGGCCGTGGGCAGAAGCGGGGCCGAATGGGCGACGCCGCTTCCATTACCGGCGTGGGATGATGCGGTGACTGAACCGGGCGACTGTTGTTTTTTCATGACCGGCAATTCCGTCGTCCAGGGGTGTTGGGGTGCTGAGGGTTCTTAACGACCTGGTTCAAGATACACCTTCTGGATGAGATATCGACCCGAAACCACGCGTATTTATGCCCGCCTGTGTGGCGCCGCGCCTCCCTGGCCTGGAAAGCAGATACATCCAGACAGGCGCCCAAGGTAGGGCCATAGCGCGCGCACATCTTGCACTTCTCGATGCACGGGGGTTTCTTACGCCTGCCGAACGATCTGTTCGCTCGGTGCTCGGCGGCGTTCGGCCATCTCTGCAAGCAAGCCCGGCCGGCACGCCCGACGACCGCCCGGTCCGTCGAATCGCCGAGCCGTGTGTTTCTCCGGTTCTCCAAACCGTCCACCAACTCACCTACTCCCCATGGTATTACCCCGCATTACATTGCGCCTGGCGCGACGCATGGCCGTCGTGTTTGTAGCCGGCCTCCTCGCCCTCCCGCTCTCGGCCTCCGGTCAGGGCATGATCGATGGATTCAAAAAAAATAAAGGGAATCTCGACCTCGCATTGTCGTACAGTTGGGAACGCTACGATGAGTTCTATGTCGGCGATCAGCTCGTTTCCGAACCCGGCCTCGGCGAAATCACGACGCAGAGCGTGAGTCTGTACGCCGCGTACGGGCTGTCCTCGCGGTTCGACGTGATCGTCAACCTGCCGTTTATCAGCGCCAAAGCCTCGAATAACAGCGCGCTCGACGAGTCATCGCTCCAGGACCTGGCCCTGTGCGTCAAGGGTCTGATCGTGCGACATACCCTGGCGAATGGGATGACGCTGAATCTGCTCGGATCGGTTGGCGTGATGGCGCCCACCAGCCGCTACGCCATCGAGGCGCCGGTCGCCATCGGGCACCGGTCGACGCATCTGGATGGCCGACTTGTCGGGCAGATCGAGTTCGGCAACGGCGCCTTCGCTGCCGTTCAGTCCGGCTACATCTGGCGGAGCGACGTGACCGTCGCCGGCGCCTCGGTCGAGGTCCCGGGCGCCTTCGACACCATCGTGCGCGCCGGCTACGGGAGCCGCGCGTTTTATGCGGATCTCTGGGCCAACTTCCAGCAATCGCAGCCGGGCACGGACATCGGGCCGGGCGTCCCCTTCCCCTCCAACGCGATTTCGTTCATCCGGGTCGGCGGCACCCTCTACACCCCGATCACGGCGCAGCTGGGCATTGGCCTCGGCGCCGGCTACACGGTGTCCGGCGAAAACGTGGGCAAGGCGTTCCGGATGAGCGGCGGGGTGATTTATCGCGTGCGCGGTTAAGAGACTTTTGGGATTTCCACAATCAAAGGCATCGTCATCCCCCGGTCAAAGCCGGGGGCAGGCTCCCGCGCAGGCGGGAAACGAGCGAAGCGACTTACGAAGTAATCCAGCCATCAGACCGGCATTTTTCTGGGTCCCCGCCTGCGCGGGGATGACTTTCTCACTATGCAAATCGCAAATCTCAACGGTTTCTAAAGGTTCGGGGTTTAAGGTTCAACGTGGGTGTAGGTGCAGAATACCTTAACCCTGAAACCCCGAACCTTAAACCCCTATTCAAGGAAGGCTTTCCGCTGGATGGCTTTCTGGAGTTCGCGCAGGGCCGACATCTGCTCCTGGAGCGGGCGGAGGTCCTCCCCGCGTTTCTGGGCACGGAAGATCGCGTCTTTCTTGCGATCGATCGCCTCCTTCACCCGTCGCAGCTTGAGCAGCTTCATGCTGTCCCCGGCCGTCTCGTAGGGCGCCTCGTTGAAACGGGGGATGGGGATGTTCTGCTTCCGCTCCCAGTGGATCGAGGGCGCATGTTCCTGGACGAGCACCTCGGTGGCCAGCGCGACGATGTACGGGTTGGTCTCGGTCTCGATGAACCGCAGGCGATCCACGCCGCCGGCGTGGTACATGGCCAGCACCCGTTCAACAGTCTCGCGCATGACGCCCTCGCTGAACTCGTCCATGCTCATGTGGCCCAGGATGTACTCGACCATCGGATTGCCGTGTTCGAGCATGAGCCGTAAGAGCATCTTCTCTTGCGGCAACGGCTGCACGTACGCCGCAGGCGCTGGCGCGTCCACTCCCCTTTCCTCGTCCCGGCGTCGCGGCTCGGCCGTCGAGGCCGGGGCCGTGGGGCGGGTTTTTTTGCCGAGGGTCCCCATCACCTCGCGCAGCTCGATGTCCGGCACCTGCAACACGTCGCTGGCGCGGCGGAGGTAGGTTTCGCGGAGGAGCGGGTCCGGCAGACGAGAAATGGTTTCCAGGATGGAGCGCATCGCCGCGGCCTGGCCCTCGGGGGTTGCCAGCTGCCCTGTCGCGCGGGCCTGGGCATATTTAAACGTCACAAAATCTTGCCGATTCCGGTCGAGGTAGGCGATGAGCGCCTCGCCGCCTTTTTCGCGGACGAACGAATCGGGGTCTTCCCCCGCAGGCAGCGCCAGGCTGTACACCGCCAGCCCCTGCTCCAGGACGATATCCAGCCCCCGGACCGCCGCGTTGGCGCCGGCCGAGTCCGCGTCGTACAGCACCAGCACCCGTTTCGCATAACGCGAGATCAGCTTGACCTGCTCGGACGTGAGGGCCGTTCCGCTCGACGACACGACATGCCGGACGCCGGCCTGGTGCAGCGTGATCACGTCCGTATACCCCTCGACCAGGATCACCTCGCCCCGCTGGCGGATTTCATCCTTCGCCTGCGAAAGCCCGTACAGGACCTGGCTTTTGTGGTAGACGCTGGTCTCGGGCGAGTTGATGTATTTGGGTTGATCCTCCGCCGGCGCCAGGATACGCCCGCCGAAACCGAGCACTTTGCCGATGTGCGACAGGATGGGGAAGATCACGCGGCCCCGGTAACGGTCGTAGTAGCCGCCTTTGTCCCGTCGCGGTATGATCAGGCCGGCTTTTTCCAGGATCTCCGATTCGATGGAGGCTTCCGTTGCGGCGGTGAGGAGTGCATCCCACGCATCTGGCGCATACCCGAGCCCGAATGCCTTGATGGTCTCCTTCGTGAAGCCGCGGCCGAGCAGGTAGGCGAGGCCGGCCTCCCCTTCACGCTCGCGCGTGAGCTGGCGATAAAAGAAGCGCGCGGCGAAACGGAGGGCGTTGTAGATCGACTCGTTTTCGTTCGACTCCGCCGGCGTGTCGTCCTCCGGCAGGGGGATGCCGGCCTTGTCGGCCAGCAGGCGGACAGCCTCGGGGAACGTGAGGTTCTCGACCCGCATCAAAAACTGAAAACTATTCCCGCCGGCGCCGCACCCGAAACACTTAAAGATGCCGATCTCGGGGTTGACGTTGAACGAAGGCGTCTTCTCCTGGTGGAAGGGGCACAGGCCCGTATAGTTCGAACCGCGCCGCTTGAGCGAGACATAATCCCCCACGACATCGACGATGCCGATGGCTGTGCGGATCTCATCTACCTTCTCCTCGGGAATGCGCATGCGTCGACTCCTGAACCCAAAAATCTGAACCGCCCGCACGCCGCGACGACCTTCGGGCACACGCGTACGTGCTGGCGCCGCCGCACGAGGCGTGCGCAGCAACGCGTGATTTGATAAGTGACACCCCAGATGGTTCCCTCCCTTCCCTGGCACTCGCCGCCGCCCGACCTGACGCTTCCGCCGCAGGAAATTCACGTCTGGCGGGCGTTGCTGCATCAACCGGCCAAACATCTCGAGCGGCTCGAACGCGTGTTGTCGATGGACGAACGTGCAAAGGCGAGCCGCTTCCGATTCGAGCACAACCGGAAGGACTATATCGTCGCACGCGGCGTGCTCCGGCACATCCTCGGGGCCTACGTCAGCCGGCGACCAGAGGCGCTCCAGTTTTTCTATAGCCCGTACGGTAAGCCGGCGCTAAACGCCGAGCTCCGCGGGCAGAAAGTGGGCTTCAACGTGTCGCACAGTGGCGGGTATGCCCTCTATGCCATCGCGATCGGCCGGGAGATCGGGATCGATGTCGAACGCGTTCGCCCGGAAGCGGCGCAAGACGGGGTGGCCGAGCGGTTTTTTTCACCCGGCGAAGTGGCGTCGCTGCGCGCCCTCCCCCCTCATGCCCAGACGATCGCTTTTTTCAACTGCTGGACACGTAAGGAAGCGTATATTAAGGCGCGCGGCGAAGGGCTGTCGTTGCCGTTGAACCAGTTCGACGTGAGCCTCGTACCCGGCGAACCGGCGCGCCTCCTGCAGTCGCGCGTCGATCCTGAGGATGCCGGCCGCTGGACGTTGCACGCGATTCCACTCGAACACGGCTATGTGGCGGCGCTGGCAGCCGAAGGGCCGGCCGGCGCTGTTATGTATTGGAACTGGCAGCCGTAGCGTCTTCGATCGGGCCGATCTCAGGCTTATCCGAGCACTGGCACGAGCCGAGCGAAAGCGTCATCAACAGGCAGACAAGCAAGAACGTTCGCATATACTTTTCTGTTTTTTCACGTCTCAACGAGACACACGTCTTTTATCAGGCGGACAAAGTAGGTATTTAAGGTAGCTCCTTTCACGCGGCAATTACGCGGCAGTCTCAGCCGTTGCTTGAAAAACAGCTTAATAATAGCTTAAACAACCGTGGAGATACTAGGCATTGATATTGGCGGATCCGGCATCAAAGGCGCTCCGGTGGATCTGACCACCGGCACCCTCACCAAAGAACGATTCCGCATCCCGACCCCGCAGCCGGCCACGCCAGAGGCCGTAGCGGAGGTCGTCAACGAGATCGTGACGCACTTCGAATGGAAGGGCATCATCGGATGTACCTTCCCGGCCCGTATCAAACGCGGCGTGGCGCGGACGGCCGCGAACGTGGACAAGTCCTGGTTGGGCACCAACGCCGAAGCCCTGATCGAAGTCCGTACCGGCTGCAAGACCGTCGTCGTGAACGACGCGGACGCCGCCGGCGTGGCGGAACTGGCCTTTGGCGCCGGCAAAGGCCGCAACGGACTCGTCCTCCTGCTCACCTTCGGCACCGGCATTGGAAGCGCACTGTTCATCGACCAGGCGCTTGTCCCGAACACGGAACTCGGCCACCTCATCCTGCACGGAAGCGACGCCGAACATTACGCGGCCGACAGCGCCCGCAAGAAATTTGACCTCAACTGGGTCGACTGGGCCAAACGGGTCCAGGAATATCTGGATCACATCGAATTTCTCTTCGGCCCCGATGTCATTATCATCGGCGGCGGGGTGAGCAAACCCAACAAAAGCATCAAGTTTTTTCATCTCCTTAAAACCGAGGCCGAGCTCATCACGGCTGTCCTCGAAAACGATGCCGGCATCATCGGCGCGGCGTATCACGCGCGCCACATGGCCGGCGGCTGATCGCCCTTATGTTCGCAACCCGAACTGAACGCAACGCCGGCACTGCGCTGGACCTCGCGTGGGTCCGCCACACCCGCGTGAACCCGGCCGCGCTCCGTCAGCGCGCGGCCACGCTCGGGACGCGCCGCACCGTCAAGAAAGCGTGGCAGACGGCCTGGCTCCTCCGGGCCGTGTCGTGCCTGGACCTGACGACCCTCGCCGGCGACGACACGCCCGGCAACGTCCAACGCCTCTGCGGCAAAGCCCGCCGGCCCGTTCGCCCCGATATCCTCACCGCCCTCGGGTTGGTGGATTTTCCGCTCACGGTGGGCGCCGTCTGTGTCTACCACAGCCGCATCCCGGATGCGCTGGAGGCCCTCGCCGGCTCCCGCATCCCCGTCGCGGCCGTCTCCACGGGCTTCCCGGCGGGCCAGAGCGCCTTCGCCACCCGCATCGACGAGATCCGCGCCTCGGTAGAGGCCGGCGCGTCGGAGATCGATATCGTCGTCTCCCGCGAACACGTCCTCCGCGGCGACTGGCGCGCGCTCTACGACGAAATTCGCCTCATGCGCGAAGCCTGCGGTCCCGCCCACATGAAAAGCATCCTTGCCACCGGCGAACTCGGCCCTCCGTGGCACATCGCCATGGCCAGCAAGGTGGCGATGATGGCGGGGTCGGACTTCATCAAGACATCCACGGGCAAGGAGCCGGTCAACGCCACGCTACCTACGGGTCTGGTTATGACTCGCTGCATCCGCGACTACTTCGAACGCACGGGCGTACGTGTGGGGCTCAAGCCGGCCGGCGGCATCGGCACGGCCAAACAGGCGCTGGACTGGCTCATCCTGGTCAAGGAAGAACTCGGCGACGCGTGGCTCAACGCCCAGCTTTTCCGGATCGGCGCCAGCAGCCTGCTGATCGACCTCGAACGCCAGCTCTCCCACGCCGCCACAGGGAGGTATGCGGCGAAACACCACATCCCGATGGGGTGATTGGTTAGCAGGTTCGCAGGTTGGCAGGTTGCAGGTTCTCATGGAATCACAACTTGCCAACCTGCAACCCGTCAACCTGCAACCCGTCAACCTGCAACCCGTCAACCTGCAACCCGTCAACCTGCAACCCGTCAACCCGCAACCTGCCAACCTGCCAACCTGCAACCTGCAACCTGCTAACCTGCAACCTCCCAAGCTGCCAACCTGCAACCAATGCTCCGCACCCTCTTCGACTCCATGTCCTACGGCCCCGCCCCCGAGGCGTCCGATGTCGCCGAGGCGTGGCTGGAGGATCATGGGCGTTCGTTCGGGCTGTTTATCGACGGGAAGCGCGTCATGCCGGCGTCGAAGAAATCCATCGAGGTCCGAAACCCCGCCAGCGGTCGGCGGCTGGCCGAGGTGGCCGACGCCTCGACGGCAGACATCG encodes:
- the dnaG gene encoding DNA primase, whose translation is MRIPEEKVDEIRTAIGIVDVVGDYVSLKRRGSNYTGLCPFHQEKTPSFNVNPEIGIFKCFGCGAGGNSFQFLMRVENLTFPEAVRLLADKAGIPLPEDDTPAESNENESIYNALRFAARFFYRQLTREREGEAGLAYLLGRGFTKETIKAFGLGYAPDAWDALLTAATEASIESEILEKAGLIIPRRDKGGYYDRYRGRVIFPILSHIGKVLGFGGRILAPAEDQPKYINSPETSVYHKSQVLYGLSQAKDEIRQRGEVILVEGYTDVITLHQAGVRHVVSSSGTALTSEQVKLISRYAKRVLVLYDADSAGANAAVRGLDIVLEQGLAVYSLALPAGEDPDSFVREKGGEALIAYLDRNRQDFVTFKYAQARATGQLATPEGQAAAMRSILETISRLPDPLLRETYLRRASDVLQVPDIELREVMGTLGKKTRPTAPASTAEPRRRDEERGVDAPAPAAYVQPLPQEKMLLRLMLEHGNPMVEYILGHMSMDEFSEGVMRETVERVLAMYHAGGVDRLRFIETETNPYIVALATEVLVQEHAPSIHWERKQNIPIPRFNEAPYETAGDSMKLLKLRRVKEAIDRKKDAIFRAQKRGEDLRPLQEQMSALRELQKAIQRKAFLE
- a CDS encoding ROK family protein is translated as MEILGIDIGGSGIKGAPVDLTTGTLTKERFRIPTPQPATPEAVAEVVNEIVTHFEWKGIIGCTFPARIKRGVARTAANVDKSWLGTNAEALIEVRTGCKTVVVNDADAAGVAELAFGAGKGRNGLVLLLTFGTGIGSALFIDQALVPNTELGHLILHGSDAEHYAADSARKKFDLNWVDWAKRVQEYLDHIEFLFGPDVIIIGGGVSKPNKSIKFFHLLKTEAELITAVLENDAGIIGAAYHARHMAGG
- the ppk1 gene encoding polyphosphate kinase 1 yields the protein MKKQQSPGSVTASSHAGNGSGVAHSAPLLPTATSAQRVPRNAPLDHIGLYFNRELSWLDFNWRVLYLAVDERLPLLERVRFLAIVSSNLDEFFRKRVGGLKRQAAAGVRRLSPDGRTPEQQLKLICSAIPRMYREMGTIWQRTLKPLLAENAGIHVLNYNDCTARQRERLDAHFRTNIYPILTPLAVDPGHPFPFISNLSLSLAVMLRHPQRGGEHFARLKVPKSRQRWVALDEPNHFVPVEQVIEHNVESLFRGMELLHVNAFRITRNADVRRNEEEADDLIEMIADELQERRSAPVVRLEVDNDMPAHVQLLLMRELELEAVDVYRTTDGLVDHADCSFFANLNLPEHTFPRWEPHIPKRFLPGPPKAPTNIFEEIKKGDLLVHHPYESFRGTVQHFLEMAADDPQVLAIKQTLYRTSSDSPVAQALVRAAQAGKQVAVLVEVKARFDEENNIEWAQMLEKAGVHVTYGLVGLKTHTKVTLVIREEEGKVQTYCHIGTGNYNPTTARLYTDLGLFTADKERGYDVVNLFHYLTGYAPEQHYTGLLVAPRDMRDAFLQLIRDEVGHQKAHGTGRIVAQMNALDDVEVIKELYRASQAGVSIDLILRGHCRLRPGLAGFSDNIRVISILGRFLEHGRIYCFHNNGAPRVFIGSADWMRRNLEDRIEVATEIKDPAIRNRLIETLRAALNDRRSAWDLRADGHYILRTPGPGEEDSGYQDVMMRRVHVWNDSADPTA
- a CDS encoding 4'-phosphopantetheinyl transferase superfamily protein, coding for MVPSLPWHSPPPDLTLPPQEIHVWRALLHQPAKHLERLERVLSMDERAKASRFRFEHNRKDYIVARGVLRHILGAYVSRRPEALQFFYSPYGKPALNAELRGQKVGFNVSHSGGYALYAIAIGREIGIDVERVRPEAAQDGVAERFFSPGEVASLRALPPHAQTIAFFNCWTRKEAYIKARGEGLSLPLNQFDVSLVPGEPARLLQSRVDPEDAGRWTLHAIPLEHGYVAALAAEGPAGAVMYWNWQP
- the deoC gene encoding deoxyribose-phosphate aldolase, whose product is MFATRTERNAGTALDLAWVRHTRVNPAALRQRAATLGTRRTVKKAWQTAWLLRAVSCLDLTTLAGDDTPGNVQRLCGKARRPVRPDILTALGLVDFPLTVGAVCVYHSRIPDALEALAGSRIPVAAVSTGFPAGQSAFATRIDEIRASVEAGASEIDIVVSREHVLRGDWRALYDEIRLMREACGPAHMKSILATGELGPPWHIAMASKVAMMAGSDFIKTSTGKEPVNATLPTGLVMTRCIRDYFERTGVRVGLKPAGGIGTAKQALDWLILVKEELGDAWLNAQLFRIGASSLLIDLERQLSHAATGRYAAKHHIPMG